TTCAAAGCTACTACGGCAACAAGGCCAAGTTCCCAGCGCCGATGGATCTTGCTGCCAGTGTCCTTACCAACAAAGAAGATCTCATGAAGATCGTCAGCCGAGACCCCGAGATGCCCCTCGATACCTTGTCGGAGAACCAGCCCATGTGGTGggacgtgcgcgtcgcgctccagATGCTTGTGAACCAGAGCCAGCTTGTCATTCCCGCTGGGCGATCCAAGGTATGTTTTTTATGCTCACAGTACAGTCCAAGCTCGTTGGTTTCTTTGACCCTTGCATCGGTGAAAAGAAGTCTCTATTTATCCGCTACGTCTTCCGTGGTCACCTACACGAGGTTGTGGTGGCCGACCTCGATGCTGTCGCGCTTCCCATGCGCAGCCAGCAATTGTGATAGGAGGACATTCATTAGTTCTCGCTATATAGGATCGTTGCTAGAGCGAACCACTCACGAGACGTCCTTGCACAAATACCGAGCTGATGTTGCGGTCGTCACCGCAAAAGACCCACTTTTCAAAAGCGGAGGAGAGGGTATCATCTTCGTGAACGTACAATCCAGGATTAACAGGCGCCTGGCGTGCAGTGGCTGGATAGGTGTTGATAAGCAGAGCGTCAAACTCGTAACCTCCTTCGAGTTTACCAACCCTGTTCTCCAGGCCACAGACATGGGCGCCGCCTAGTGTTGCCAGGTAAAAGAGTGCTTCCAGCGACACGGAGCGCCCGTGTAATGAAGGTTGTTGGAGAGCAAGACCACGAGAGACTGTGCTGGCTTCGCGAATGACCGACAGCATCCCAACTGCATATCCTCCCGAGATGTCCGATCCCAAGCCAATCTTTAGACCGCGCTCagcgagctcgacaaggCGGAATAGTCCACTGCTCAAATTCAAATTGCTGACAGGGCAGTGCGACAATCCGCATTTGCGCTCCAAAAGGAGCTCGATCTCTTCTTCACTGAGGTGGATGGCGTGGGCCAAAATGGTACGGTCATTCAAGAGATGGTAATGGTCATATACGCCCGCATACGATTTGGATTCAGGGAACAACTCCAGCGTCTTGGCGATCTCGGCCTTGTTCTCACTCATATGCGTCTGAATACGAACTGCCAGTCAGTCTAATGGGAACGTACTGTCTGGGTTCTCCTGTGCGAGGTGGCCGATTCCATTAAGAAGCTCATCCGTACAGCAGATGGCAAAGCGAGGGGTGAGAATGGGCTGGACCAATGCGTCGGGCATGGGACCACACAGGTCTTTGGCATATTGAATCAGATCCAAGGAGTGGTTGCAAGATTCTGACGCGCTGGATTCCACGTAGGTGGGCGATGCATTTCGGTCCATTTGACACCGGCCAACAAAGGCACGGAGTCCTTTCTCGTGGCAGACCCTTACCAGGGCCTTTGAAGCTAAACGTCAGCAGAACAACGTACCTTCTAAGTGAAGTGTTGCATACAAGCATGCAGTTGTAGTACCGGAACGGAGGTATCGTTCCACGGCAGAGCCGTACGTAGCCTCCGCGTACGAAACGTCATGAAATTTCGATTCTTCCGGAAACGTGAGTTTCTGTAGCCAGTCCAGTAGCTGGAACTGCATACCAAGCCCGGAATTGGCCTGAAAAGTATTAGTATTCATTTTCTTTGTACCTCTAGACGTACGATTTGAGCTGCATGCTGTAATGTTAGCATCCAAACATGGCGTCAATACATACCGTATGCGTATCAATGAATCCAGGGCACAAAAAGCTTCCCTTCGCTAGGTAGATCACTTCGGGGGACTTGCACCATCCTTTCCTCTCTAGAAACGAAGCAGCCTTGCTCTTGTTGCCTTGGGCGGTAACTCCCTCCGTGCTAACCGGACATGCGTCAAGGTCATCCACGAACTGAATAATACCTTGCGCATCCACCCCCAAGATACCATTTTCGATAATCTTGGTCTCTGTAATACTCACAGGGGTTACGATTCCGCCGACAAATACTCTTCCAGACATGGTGCGCTAGAGCGATCTAGGCAACGCCTCACCCTATCGGTGTGCCAAGCTGATCCGTGCTCGTCTTATCAGCACGATTACGTAACGCGTGAATTTTCGTACATGAATGACTGGGCAAAGTCGTGTGCAGTATCCCGCTCATAAGCCGGTGACTTTTGGTGTGTGCTATAGTACAATGGTAGTCTAATTAAATTAAGCCCGGGCATCATCGCGACGGCTGAGCTCAGCCTCGCGCATCTTCTTCTCAGCCAGAACCTTGAACTTGAAGTAGTCCTTGTGCAGACCGCACTCAGTCTTGCCGGCCTTGTCGGCCCAGCGACCCGAGCGCTCGCCCGCGTTCTTGTCCGAGGGCAGGGCCGTCGAGTGCCAGTCACCAATGGACTTGTATccaaggtcgagcagctcgttgTAGGGCACCGCGTGCTCCTTGACGTACTTGTTGACGTCCTCGAACGACCAGTTCAGGAGTGGGTTCACCTTAATGAGGCCCGTCTCGTCCACCTCGACCGCAGGaagggcggcgcggtcaGCACCctgcgagcgacggcggcccGTGAAAACTGCACAGACCTTGAGCTCGTCGtaagcgcgacgcgcaggcTCCACCTTGACAAGGTAGTCGTAGGTGTCCTCGTCACGCTCCCAAAGCTGCG
This is a stretch of genomic DNA from Malassezia japonica chromosome 3, complete sequence. It encodes these proteins:
- a CDS encoding uncharacterized protein (BUSCO:EOG09264FVQ; EggNog:ENOG503NVJM; COG:E); translation: MSSQAAPTTLSASVYAADGADVNTQVQRIIEDLPNINEKLQNARPEEILAWSMNNLPNLYQTTAFGLTGCVTLDLVSRISTELAQSKGVPAQHLVPLIFIDTLYHFPQTTELAKRSSEHYNAPMHVYTPVGSATVSEFEERWGPQLWERDEDTYDYLVKVEPARRAYDELKVCAVFTGRRRSQGADRAALPAVEVDETGLIKVNPLLNWSFEDVNKYVKEHAVPYNELLDLGYKSIGDWHSTALPSDKNAGERSGRWADKAGKTECGLHKDYFKFKVLAEKKMREAELSQTKIIENGIIHMQLKSFKGPVRIQTHMSENKAEIAKTLELFPESKSSLSAV